The Epinephelus lanceolatus isolate andai-2023 chromosome 8, ASM4190304v1, whole genome shotgun sequence genome includes a window with the following:
- the LOC117258917 gene encoding uncharacterized protein LOC117258917: MRKKKHLSLQPHDDENMSQKVLFIKLLLLHYTTQSQFEMNADCNTNVSVKCPGVDLGKKDFISLAWYKFNNKEKVGIIRKGKQNSIQDYDFPRSPKPEFGEQYSLFLARATPNDSGIYECDISANVGGQNLNLKVNLTVQACVIQTDLTTVSTMTTVSTTSQLNLTCSSQGEDLPVMWSILGYVAVGLAKIIFSLISIRVIQAVRMRSSRRRRHRW; encoded by the exons atgagaaagaaaaaacacctgTCGTTACAGCCACATGACGATGAAAACATGTCCCAGAAGGTTCTGTTCATTAAG CTGCTGTTGCTGCATTACACAACCCAGAGTCAGTTTGAAATGAATGCAGACTGCAATACAAATGTTTCAGTGAAGTGCCCAGGCGTTGACTTGGGTAAAAAGGATTTCATCTCTTTGGCATGGTACAAG TTCAACAACAAGGAAAAAGTTGGCATCATCAGGAAGGGTAAACAGAACAGCATACAGGACTACGACTTCCCTCGATCACCCAAACCTGAGTTTGGGGAGCAATACAGTCTGTTCCTTGCCCGGGCTACACCTAACGACTCGGGCATCTACGAGTGTGACATCAGTGCAAATGTAGGGGGTCAAAATCTGAATCTCAAAGTCAACCTAACAGTTCAAG CATGTGTGATCCAGACTGACCTGACGACAGTGTCAACAATGACAACTGTGTCGACCACAAGTCAGCTCAACCTGACCTGCAGCAGTCAAGGGGAGGACCTGCCAGTCATGTGGAGCATCCTAGGCTATGTGGCAGTGGGCCTCGCCAAAATCATTTTTTCTCTGATCAGCATTCGG GTTATTCAAGCTGTCCGTATGAGGTCTTCAAGACGACGGCGGCATAGGTGGTGA